One region of Ailuropoda melanoleuca isolate Jingjing chromosome 19, ASM200744v2, whole genome shotgun sequence genomic DNA includes:
- the MAD2L1BP gene encoding MAD2L1-binding protein, whose translation MEKREEVVMAAPEPEVLCPAAEPDLEWYEKSEETHAPQIELLETTSTQEPPKPSEPFCPRDCLVPVVFPGPVSQEGCCRFTCELLKHIMYQRQQLPLPYEQLKHFYRKPSPQAEDATKKKARATAEVSSRKCQQALAELESVLSHLEGLFARTLVPRVLILLGGSALSPKEFYELDLSRLAPNSMEQSPSTAACLRRLFRAIFMADAFSELQAPPLMGTIVMAQGHRDCGEDWFRPKLNYRVPTRGHKLTVVLSCGRPSVPAAAWEDYIWFQAPVTLKGFHE comes from the exons atggagaagagggaggaggtcGTGATGGCGGCTCCGGAGCCGGAAGTGCTGTGCCCGGCCGCAGAACCTG ATTTGGAATGGTATGAGAAGTCAGAGGAAACCCACGCCCCCCAGATAGAACTACTTGAGACTACCTCTACTCAAGAACCCCCCAAGCCTTCGGAGCCCTTTTGCCCCAGAGACTGCCTGGTACCAGTGGTGTTTCCCGGGCCTGTAAGCCAGGAAGGCTGCTGTCGGTTTACTTGTGAACTTCTAAAGCATATCATGTACCAGCGCCAACAACTGCCTCTGCCCTATGAACAGCTTAAGCACTTCTACCGAAAACCTTCTCCCCAG GCCGAGGATGCGACGAAGAAGAAAGCTCGGGCCACCGCTGAGGTGAGCAGCAGGAAATGCCAACAAGCCCTGGCAGAGCTGGAGAGTGTCCTAAGCCACCTAGAGGGTCTCTTTGCCCGGACATTAGTACCCCGCGTGCTTATCCTCCTTGGTGGCAGTGCCTTAAGTCCCAAGGAGTTCTACGAGCTTGACTTGTCCCGCTTGGCCCCCAACAGCATGGAGCAGAGCCCGAGCACAGCAGCTTGCTTGCGCCGTCTCTTCCGAGCCATTTTCATGGCTGATGCCTTCAGTGAGCTGCAGGCTCCTCCGCTCATGGGCACCATTGTCATGGCACAGGGGCACCGGGACTGTGGAGAAGATTGGTTTCGACCCAAGCTCAACTACCGAGTGCCCACCCGGGGCCACAAACTGACCGTGGTCCTGTCCTGTGGCAGACCCTCTGTCCCAGCCGCAGCCTGGGAGGATTACATTTGGTTCCAGGCACCGGTGACACTTAAAGGCTTCCACGAGTGA